The DNA segment TAGAACCTGCACATATGTAAGTTGACCATACCTTTTTTGAGTGTTATTAAGTATAACAAAAGGCAAGTCCATTTGCTACTTTGTTATAGGACCTAACTAGCTGAAGCTGATTTGTTTTGATCAATTCCACTGGTCAGAGTGTCATTGACAACTGTTTAGGCAAGGTTTTGAGAAATTGCTTGTGCAGACTGCAGAGGGTAAACTTTGATATTCTGGTGCACACTTCCGTAAATTCTTTATCTCTGAGCTGATATTATCATGTCAACTCTTTGAATCATTGTGGCTGTTTCCTCCCGTTGATTGAACATACATTatgaaaattcacgaaaaACAGTTACATTTTATTGACAATAACGTAAAACTACAGAACAATCGGATATATTTACACAATTTAGAAAGAAACAGGAGTCAAGGTGGATTGCTTCACTCCGATGGGTTTTGGATGACAATTAGAAGATATTCCTTATCTACATAAAAAGGAAGAAATATTGCACAATTAATGTACAGCATTACAAGGCAAGTTGCTTAGATCACAAGGCATACCTGGGGCAACCATGATTTCATGTTTCTTTGATCGAAGTCTTAAAAATGTCAGATCATTCTGCGGGTCAATATCTCGAACTGTACTTCTTGCCTTCATTGTCAGTTGGTGAATAAGGCCAGCATATTGGACGGTTGTTGAGTTATCAAGAGTTGTTCGAATAGGAATACCTGCATGTCGATGCAGTTTGGTTACGAATACGACCAACATTGCTTGACAAAAACCACGCATAGTAGGTTCCTCGATTTTGTGTATTCTCCAACACCAAATTTACTTGTTTAAAAGTCGCATAGAATGTTgatgaaacatttcaaaaaaccGTATGTACGCAACTATAGATTGACAAGACAAGCAACATATCAATTATAGTGCATTACTGTGGTACTGGTTAAAAAATCTATTATAGCTAAAAATAGAAGGTGCCCGTGTTTCCAAGTCacacaaaatgattttgaaaaacaactgATTAAATTTGATGGAAGCACTGATGGGTTATTGCACGATTCACAtgaattttatattgtttaccAGGAAAACTGGACTGTCCCCTCAGTAATTACGTAGCATGTAATTGTGGCCATATACAGCTACATCCCTGGAGCATAAATTTTGCACTCATAAGGAATTCTAGGTTACTTCGCTTGTTATATATAAGAACGTATTGACACAGCAATGAACTTGAACGTCAATGAACGAACATGAACATTGAACAGCAATGAACGAGGCtgtattttataataaatgtttatgaagtaATTCATATCAGTTTATAATTTCAGGGCTCAGTCCATTATTGCCTTCCTACCTATCCATGCATTGTTGTATCACAGCAGAAAACTTAAAAGTTACTTTTCATAATATCAGGTAACATAGGCTAACTCTCCCatttataacaacaaaacCTTTTTTTAAAGTCTTTATATTGTGAAATCGATAACAAgtcataataaaaaaacattcagccaagatatttttgtattgcatAGCATAGCATCATAAAGCTTTATGTTAAGAAACTACCTGTATATACTCATGTTTAAACAAAGCTTCgggaaaacaaacaattagcTTTAACAGTAGGAGCAATAACACTTGGGCCCCATGTCCAACCCCCCCGTAAGGGGCTGAGGTAATGGTTTCCCTGTGGCATTACAATGATATGTAATGCTGCTGGGAGTTAAATCTGAAGAACTAAACTCTCACAGAAGCTTCCTTTCTAAAGatttgcaaacatttaaaactttctgCTAACATTTCAAATAATCCCACCTTCACTGTTGACGACAATTATTCCTATTACTCCTTTGTGAGACTGGATTCTCTTGATGGTCTCTTCTACTTCGGACTGCAAagtacaaaataatttattattcATTATTAATTGatactaaatatttttatgtatatattCATTATCATAATGTTATAAAATCGACAGTATATATGCATTTATATACTGTTAATTTTCTGGAAAACAATTCTGAAGCTATTAAATATGtatttttatagcattttCATTGCTTCATATTGAAAGGTTTAAATTGAAAGAGCTACAGGCAATCATAATATCCTATGTCTTTTGACATTGCTTAGTGCCTATtgcacaataaaatatatataaagcATAAATAGATTTACCATGTTTTATAagagattttgcaaaacaacaatCACCAAAAGCTATCTATTGTCTATTGAAATCTAGGCAATGCACCTAATATCTGCAAAACAGCACAGTAATTAACCAACCGCAACATTCAGTCACAGAATGTGGACACCAGAGTAGTTCAGCAAATACAAAGAAATTTATTGACAGCGAAATATGaccaaaaatattataaaatcaAATTAGTTAATGTTTTGccttgtatttttgtttaaggTTCGTCTCAGCTTTAGGTATCAGCTGGCAATGCCTTGACCACAGATTTTgccaatttaatttttttattattgccAATTTGCCAATTTTAATTCTGGCACAAGAAACACATTTTTATGCAACGAAATGTAATTGTTAGTTAAAGAAACACAGTTTAATTTAACAGGAAGTCTCTCACGTAAGCCCAATGACGGATTAATCCATACTCTGTAAATAGAATTCTGACAAAACATTTAGGCAAATGCCTTAAttctatttcaaaattttgtccAACAAACTATCAAAATTAagtgaaaactttgaaatcaTTCACAAGTTTCCAAGTTGAGCTGGCTACCTCTTtagagagtgactatttcaacGTAAGTAGGTCACGTTAAAAGATGATAACGTTAAAGATGGTTAAGTTAGGAAAAAGGCCAAGTAAAGCTTTATTTTGGCTATTTAAGATTTTAAtagagttagatttagattagaaaatagacttaggttactatgttataacatttaacttgagttaacaaaaaacagtgCAAAATGGCTTTCAAGGCACAACTTTATTCgatgaaatagtggcagctgACTGGAACGTACAGTTGCTGTCGACAAAAAATCTTGTGtgcaaaaatgtaaattttggtatgATGGCATGCACCAAAGCCTCAAGTCTTggttttttattataaattggcgttcatACAACCTGTttcacgccaatttataataaataaacaaagaattgagccTTCAGTGCACCCCATCACGTCGAAATTTGCAACTTTGCAGGCACgatttctcgtcgaaaactgTCGAACTTTCCAGTCGGGAGAGAACGAGTGTAAACTTAAAAGCAACCTAGCTTGCTTGCCAAGCTACCATCTTAGATCTTCTGTCATTTTATGGCGCTTAGAAACACCCAAAGTCTGAAAGATGGCAACTGGGCCATAGCAGAAAGTGTGCCACGCACTCACAAAACCTTCCAACGTGAAAGCCAAAGTTTTTCACGCTCACCGGTTCAAACCAATTAACACGGTAATAAACAGCGTACTtacaaacagaaaaaacttacaaactgcaaaaatatctttacgaaaagtttgtttgcaaGCATTTATACCGGGCCAAAGGTACCAACCTCACACACTAACAAACATCTGGATTTCCAACTGAAAATCTGTTGCTATTAGTGATGGGAAAAAAAATTGGGCGTAAAGCTCTTGATGTCACCTGAcggataaaaattaaaacctttcgAAAAATATGAATTCTTAACAGGATTACGCCAACTAAAATTAACTTTCTAATTacttttcaaatttgataaaCAGTTTCCTTCACACAATGCAAAATCAAGGagcttaaattaaaataaaaaaaaattgaagcaGACATTGAtagttaatcgcataaaataTCTATATATCGGTATAAGTTTGCTACACATCAGACCACCACTAGCAATAGTAAGCGAAGAGGTTCAGGAAAAATTGCCATAAAGCCATTTACAAAAGACTTGCTTTTGCCTATCAGTGAAAATCGAATCAAACAATTCATAAAAAACACTGATAATTTAGTAGAATTAGATGataaactgaaaataatcGCATTATGAATACTGTCAATAAAACTTATCGCTAACGGGATATAttcatagatatcttatagaTATATCACGCtgaactgaaaaaaaattgttatgtCGCCTTTTAAGTTTTAACCCGTAATATCAAACAGCATAATTGTTAAACTACTCTTCATGCACGCACTTGCAGACTTGCAGTGGTGATCAGTGACGAAGTAGTTGTACTCAAGTAGTCTATTTAAGTATAAATTTCTACTTTGGCTTACTTACTTATTTAAGTAGTATTGTTCATGGTAGCCTACTTCTACTTTTACTTAAATAGCTTTCAGAACAAAGTAACGTACTTTAATAGGTTACCAAATGCTGAAGAAGTCAGTGTTTTAGTTTGAAGATAATTTgtagtaatttttatttgctttcgCATTTGCACTAAGTGTTTACTGTATATACCGTCTACAACTTGATTTCACGTAACAAGGCCCTGACCAAAATAtgtctgaaaatatttatcttCATAAAAGATTATATTTCCTTgcagttgttttgtttttagcaaACTCGTGGTAATTTGTGCCTTCACAATCTCATAGTTTAGATCGATAACTACTTCTTACTTAAGTAGTTTTGAATAGCAATACTTTTACTTGTGGTGGAGTAGATTTGTCAGAATTGACAATACTTCTACTTATGCGGTTATTTTGATCCCCACTGCGTATTCGCGCTCAAAACAATAGTTTAGTACCAACAATTTTAGCAAATTATGCGACATAAAGAACTGTAAGACTTGGGTTGAAACAATTGGTCATTTTCCTATTGACAACAGGTAGGTTACATTATACTAATCACTAACCTCTGTGGTAAAATTCATTTCTTCGCAATGGTCGCCAAAATTTCATTAACAACGTAAAATGCTAACGTTGTAGTGAAATATGTGTTTTGAATGTCCTCAACTGCGTTGTGACTAAACATTCGAAAACCTGTGGTTATACAAGATTTTAAGTGATTTTATTCcctaatatttttacttttgttaagAAAGAAATCGGTTAATTCATCAATCAACATGTTTCCATTAATACCATGGCCATCGCGCCAGAatgaaattatgaaattttatttacaaacataCGCGCACATTTCCAAAATGGCTGTTAAAAAGGCAAAAAAGTTATACATTGACATTATTAAGTTGAACTGCCAGCCTTCAAGTCTCAAGAGTGCAATGGAACTCCGCCACATGCAGAAGGCGTGTGGATTAAAACCTGCAGATCTGTCAAAGCGGGAGGGCAGTGTTGTACCGTGACTACCGCGGTCGAAGATTAAGCTTCTTTTTTAACGACTACATCTGTCTCCATTGAGTCTTCGACAATCACTTCCTCGGCCACTTGCTCGTCTGCTAAGaacaacaattaaaatttagcCACGAAAGCCGAGGTGACAGTCGAATTGGCTGTCTGATGCTAGGCTCGGCTCATGGTGCATCCATTCGCGCATGACTTTTGAAGATAGGTTTGGCTTGTTCATAACAGACGTTCGTGATGAACGACATTACTTTATAACAAAGCCTTGCTATCTAAAGTCTGCTATCCAGTGATAAAGCCTACAAGGGTAACCAGTAACTTGTTCAGAACATTACTTACACCTGGCATATGCTTCATGGTAAATGTAACGAAGAATTGACCATAAATTGATGGCAACATTTTCCCATGACTTTGTCCCTACTCTCATGCTGTTTAGTACTCACCCTGAACGACCGGATCATTCTTATCGAGTATCAACTGAGCAGGAAAGTGCTCAAGGAGAGTGTTGATCTTGTCCCTAATCTCAATCAGTTGCGTCTTGAACGAGTTGAGGTCGATTGACTGGCTGCCGTCTTCAGCCGTGGTGGCCACGATGGTTCCACTGATGGCTGTTGGTGGCGTTATCACCGGTGAATGCAATGGCAATTCCGCACGCTTTGTCTGCAGGAGAGAATGACAGTTTATTTATAGGAATACTGCGTTAATGCTGGAgttaatatttcaattttgcaaTCATCACTGACTCTACCCAATGAAGAAAGTTTACAAAGCGTACATTCTGATGACATAGCTATGAAGGTCTGAAGTCATTgtcaaaagtataaaatttcaaactgAGCTTGACAAAAAGTACCTCAGGAAATGAGGAAATCCTTTAAATCAAGTAACAGAGTCTTCACTAATCAATGTACGTTGAAATTACCAGTGGCGGTAGCATTGGTTTAGTTGAGTTGCTCAGCTTTGCCTTGGTCGGCTTCTCCACGCGACCCGCTTGCACTTTGTTTGGAATTGCTCCTGCGCCGGCACCTCTTCCGCGACCCATGCCACGACCTCTGGCACCTCTCGCTCCTCGTCCCAACATGCCACGAGCAGTGGCTGCCACTCCCCTGGCAATGAGGCCGCCTCGGGCTCCTCTGCCCCTTTTCGCGGCTCCAAATCTTAAGCAAAGGCTGGAAATTAAATGGGCTAAATCTAATTGAACACATACATAGGGCGTTGGGAGATTTTTAACAGTTGCATGCTAAATCGCGATAATTTCAAAGAAAGATTAaacagtttgcaaaaatattagaGATGTTGTTCATGCATTCAATGTTTGTAAATTAGTCTAAAActgataataaattaaaaacgaacatataaaataataaaacatgaTGAAAACTTTTCTACTCTACTTACCCTCCATTCTGTGGCGTTTCAAATCCAG comes from the Clavelina lepadiformis chromosome 5, kaClaLepa1.1, whole genome shotgun sequence genome and includes:
- the LOC143460187 gene encoding uncharacterized protein LOC143460187 isoform X2, producing the protein MYLISIQCLFRLFRFIIYPLAICDVIISTMNTWGGNTSEMSSATSNPATAHMRVFVGNLNTMSITKPTLQNIFGKYGNISAISMHRGFAFVQYSNAYSARSAVQGENGSVIAGQTIDINIATEPKPNQKPVTQQGGFNSSGGQNFGSSGFETPQNGGLCLRFGAAKRGRGARGGLIARGVAATARGMLGRGARGARGRGMGRGRGAGAGAIPNKVQAGRVEKPTKAKLSNSTKPMLPPLTKRAELPLHSPVITPPTAISGTIVATTAEDGSQSIDLNSFKTQLIEIRDKINTLLEHFPAQLILDKNDPVVQDEQVAEEVIVEDSMETDVVVKKEA
- the LOC143459646 gene encoding dynein light chain roadblock-type 2, giving the protein MSEVEETIKRIQSHKGVIGIIVVNSEGIPIRTTLDNSTTVQYAGLIHQLTMKARSTVRDIDPQNDLTFLRLRSKKHEIMVAPDKEYLLIVIQNPSE
- the LOC143460187 gene encoding uncharacterized protein LOC143460187 isoform X1; the encoded protein is MYLISIQCLFRLFRFIIYPLAICDVIISTMNTWGGNTSEMSSATSNPATAHMRVFVGNLNTMSITKPTLQNIFGKYGNISAISMHRGFAFVQYSNAYSARSAVQGENGSVIAGQTIDINIATEPKPNQKPVTQQGGFNSSGGQNFGSSGFETPQNGGLCLRFGAAKRGRGARGGLIARGVAATARGMLGRGARGARGRGMGRGRGAGAGAIPNKVQAGRVEKPTKAKLSNSTKPMLPPLTKRAELPLHSPVITPPTAISGTIVATTAEDGSQSIDLNSFKTQLIEIRDKINTLLEHFPAQLILDKNDPVVQADEQVAEEVIVEDSMETDVVVKKEA
- the LOC143460187 gene encoding uncharacterized protein LOC143460187 isoform X3; amino-acid sequence: MYLISIQCLFRLFRFIIYPLAICDVIISTMNTWGGNTSEMSSATSNPATAHMRVFVGNLNTMSITKPTLQNIFGKYGNISAISMHRGFAFVQYSNAYSARSAVQGENGSVIAGQTIDINIATEPKPNQKPVTQQGGFNSSGGQNFGSSGFETPQNGGFGAAKRGRGARGGLIARGVAATARGMLGRGARGARGRGMGRGRGAGAGAIPNKVQAGRVEKPTKAKLSNSTKPMLPPLTKRAELPLHSPVITPPTAISGTIVATTAEDGSQSIDLNSFKTQLIEIRDKINTLLEHFPAQLILDKNDPVVQADEQVAEEVIVEDSMETDVVVKKEA